The DNA window TTCAACCAGAGCAAGTTCAACCGCGTCACGCAGGCCCTGCGTCAGGTCGGCTCGAACATCAAACCGTTCCTGTACACCGCCGCGATGGATAAAGGCCTGACGCTGGCCACCATCCTGAACGATTTGCCGATCACCCGTTGGGATGCCGGCGCCGGCACCGACTGGCGGCCGAAAAACTCGCCGCCGACCTACGACGGCCCGATCCGCCTGCGTCAGGGGCTGGGGCAATCGAAGAACGTGGTGATGGTGCGCGCGATGCGCGCGATGGGCGTCGACTACGCGGCGGAATATCTGCAGCGCTTCGGCTTCCCGGCGCAGAACATCGTGCATACCGAATCGCTGGCGCTGGGTTCCGCCTCCTTCACGCCGATGCAGTTGGTGCGCGGCTATGCGGTGCTGGCGAACGGCGGTTACCTGGTCGACCCGTACTTCATCACCAAGATCGAAGACGATAACGGCAATACGGTGTTCGAAGCCAAGCCGAAAGTGGTGTGCAGCAGCTGTAATCTGCCGGTTATCTACGGTGACACTCGCCGCTCGGCGGTACTGTCCGATGACAACATCGAAAACGTCGCCACTTCGCAGGAAGGCAACAACAGCACAGTGCCGATGCCGCAGCTGGAGCAGGTCACCCCGGCTCAGGTACAGCAGGACGGCGACCAACAGTATGCGCCGCACGTGATCAGCACACAGCTGGCGTTCCTGATCCACGATGCGCTGAACAGCAACATCTTCGGTGAACCGGGTTGGATGGGCACCGCCTGGCGCGCCGGGCGCGATCTGAAACGTCATGATATCGGCGGCAAAACCGGCACCACCAACAGCTCCAAAGACGCCTGGTTCTCCGGTTATGGTCCGGATACCGTGACGTCGGTGTGGATCGGCTTCGACGATCACCGCCGCGACCTGGGCCGTTCGACGGTGTCCGGCGCCATCCCGGATCAGATTTCCGGCGGTGAAGGCGGGGCCAAGAGCGCCCAACCGGCATGGGACGACTTCATGAAGACCGCGCTGGAAGGCATCCCGGAGCAGAAAGTCACGCCGCCGCCGGGCATCATCAGCGTCACCATCGACAAGAGCAGCGGCAAGCTCTCCGGCGGTGGCGGCGGCAGCCGTTCCGAGTACTTCATCGAAGGAACGCAGCCGACGGACTACCCATCGCGCGATACCGGCACCACGTTGACCGATCCGGGCGGCGAAAGCCACGAGCTGTTCTGATCGAAAAGGGCCAGAGAAATCTGGCCCTTTTTTTATGCGGCGCGCAGCGTCTCAGCGCGAAGCGCGCAGAAATGCCTCGGAGAGGAACAGCGCGCTGACGTTGCGCGCCTCGCGGAAATCCGGTTCTGCCAGCAGCGCCATCATGTTGGCGATCGGCCAGCGCACCTGCGGCAGCGGCTCCGGCTCGTCCCCTTCCAGGCTCTGCGGATAGAGATCGTGCGCCAGCACGATATTCATTTTGCTGGAAAAGTAGGATGGCGCCATCGTCAGCTTGCTGAGGAAGTCAAAGCGCTTCGCCCCGTATCCCACCTCTTCCATCAGCTCGCGGTTGGCCGCCTCCAGCACCCCTTCACCGGGATCGATCAACCCTTTCGGGAAACCCAGCTCATAGGATTCAGTGCCCACCGCATACTCGCGGATCAGCAGCAGGTCATCGCCAATCACCGGCACGATCATTACCGCTTCGCGATCCGAAGGCCGCATACGCTCATACACCCGCCGAACACCGTTGCTGAATTCCAAATCGACCGACTCGACGTTAAACAAACGCGAACGCGCGACCGTTTCCACTTTCAGAATTTTAGGTTTTTGCAGGTGTTTATCCATGATTGCCTCAAAGAGGTTACCCAGGCGCAGACGGGGGCAACCGAAATAATGATTGGCGTAGCGCACGGCTCGTTGGCGCTCAAACGCTGACCAAATTCGATCTTGATCACATTGTGCGTTAAGGGCAAGCTTCGCCGCAACGAGCATGAACAGTAATTTACTTTCTTTTAACAAGCGTAGCCAGCGGCGGGCGATTTTCCGTACTGATTCAGCAAACAGCACGCATGAAAATAGGATAATACCGATATCGACGGCACAGGCCGGCTGCTAGTATCACGCAGGCAAGAATCAGTGATAAAATGGCCTTGCGTCATGAAGGAATGAGATCCAGAGCGAGAATCTGTTTGTTCCCTCATTAGTTCTGGGTGCCTCCTGGCGGTTTACTCCGTATAATATTCAGCTTTTCATCAGGTTGGCGAAATTCACGGGTGTGAGATGGGGATTGCATGAGCACAATAGTGTTGATATTGGCCTTAGTGCTTGTCTGCCTGATCGCCGCCGGCCTGTATCTATGGTTCAAGGCCCGCCACCCGTCGGCGCTGACGCACACGTTGCCGTTTATCAAACCCGCCCATCGCAAGCTGACCGACGAAGAGCGTGCCGCAGTCGAGTTCTATCTCAATCAGCAAAACAAGCTGAGCAACAAACTGTTGCCCGGCGGCAGCGCGATGCAGCCCAACGCAAAACTGGCGCTCACGCCGCAAAGCGATAGCGTATATCCCGTGACGCACGCCATCACCCGCTACGGCCTGGCCAGCGACGATCCCAATAAATGGCGCTACTATCTCGACGCCGAAGAGGTGCACCTGCCGCCGTTTTGGGAACCCTATATCACCGCCGACAACCATGTGGAAGTGATCAGGACCCAGACGTTGCCGCTGGTGATTTCGCTCAACGGACACTCGCTGAAAGATCATATCCACGATCGGCCGCAGCCGCCGGTAGTGACCGCCGCACCGACTAAAAACGCCTCTATCCGCAAGGAGGAGAGCGAACATGTCGAGCTGGTGAACATTCGCAAAGAAACGCCGGAAGAGCATGCGCTGAATCGGCCGAACGGCATCCGTGAAGCCGTCATCATCTCCGCCGCGCTGTTGTTGCTGTTCTTTAGCCTGATCAGCCCGGTGCTGGTGATCCCTTGGATGATCTTCGTGGCGGTGCTGATGATCGCCTGGGGCTGCTGGAACCTGTTCCGCCGCCCGGCGCCACGCGAACTGAAAGAGATCCACTGCCTGCGCGGCACGCCAAAGCGCTGGGGCCTGTTCGGTGAATCCGGCCAAGGGCAGATCAGCAATATTTCGCTCGGCATTATCGATCTTATCTATCCGCAGCATTGGCAGCCTTACCTGACGCAGGACCTGGGCAAAACCACCGATGTGGATGTCTACCTCAATCGGCAGGTGGTGCGCCAGGGGCGCTTCCTCTCGCTGCATGACGAAGTGAAGAATTTCCCGCTTCAGCAGTGGGGGCGCAATGCGGTGCTGGTCGCCAGTTCGGCGCTGGTGCTGCTGCTGCTGCTGGTCTATATCCCGCTCAACCTGCCATTGACCCTCAGCATGGCCTGGCTGCAAGGCGCGCAAAAAGTGGAAGTGACCAGCGTGCAAGCGCTGGAAGCCACGCCGCTGCGCATCGGCGATACGCTGAAGGTGCGCGGCAGCGGCATGTGCTATGTGCCGCCGCCGGCCAACGGTGGCGGCGCCGTCAACTTTGCGCCGTTCGACTGCTCCGGCATCTACTGGAACAACGCCGCTCCACTGCCGCCGCCGGAATCGGAAGTCATCGACAAAGCGACGGCCCTGTTGGCCACGGTCAACAGCCAGCTGCATCCAAGCGGCGCCGATCAGAAGGTCAACCCGCAACTGGCCAGCGCCATCGAGAAATCCGGCATGATCCTGTTGGACGACTTCTCCGATATCGTGCTGAAAACGCAGGATCTGTGCCAGGCTGAAAGCGACTGCGTGCGGCTGAAAAACGCGCTGGTCAATCTGGGTAACGCCAAAAACTGGAACGGCCTGGTGAAACGCGCCAAGTCTGGTGCGCTGCAGGGCGTCAACGTCCTGCTGCGCCCGGTAAGCGCCGAATCGCTGGACAGTTTGACCAAGGTGGCCACGTCATCGTTCATCTTCAATGAAACGCGGCTGGCCGCCGCGGCGCTCAACAGCCCGCCGCCGGGCGGTTTCCTGATCAGCAGCGACGAAGGCCGTCAGTTGGTCAGTCACCCGCAGCCGCAGACGCCGCAGAGCGAATACAACGCCCTCGACCAGTGGAACGAGCTGCAACGCCTTTCCAATCTGCTGCTGCACACCCCGTTCCAGGCGCAGGGCG is part of the Serratia surfactantfaciens genome and encodes:
- the nudE gene encoding ADP compounds hydrolase NudE, with the protein product MDKHLQKPKILKVETVARSRLFNVESVDLEFSNGVRRVYERMRPSDREAVMIVPVIGDDLLLIREYAVGTESYELGFPKGLIDPGEGVLEAANRELMEEVGYGAKRFDFLSKLTMAPSYFSSKMNIVLAHDLYPQSLEGDEPEPLPQVRWPIANMMALLAEPDFREARNVSALFLSEAFLRASR
- a CDS encoding intracellular growth attenuator family protein; this encodes MSTIVLILALVLVCLIAAGLYLWFKARHPSALTHTLPFIKPAHRKLTDEERAAVEFYLNQQNKLSNKLLPGGSAMQPNAKLALTPQSDSVYPVTHAITRYGLASDDPNKWRYYLDAEEVHLPPFWEPYITADNHVEVIRTQTLPLVISLNGHSLKDHIHDRPQPPVVTAAPTKNASIRKEESEHVELVNIRKETPEEHALNRPNGIREAVIISAALLLLFFSLISPVLVIPWMIFVAVLMIAWGCWNLFRRPAPRELKEIHCLRGTPKRWGLFGESGQGQISNISLGIIDLIYPQHWQPYLTQDLGKTTDVDVYLNRQVVRQGRFLSLHDEVKNFPLQQWGRNAVLVASSALVLLLLLVYIPLNLPLTLSMAWLQGAQKVEVTSVQALEATPLRIGDTLKVRGSGMCYVPPPANGGGAVNFAPFDCSGIYWNNAAPLPPPESEVIDKATALLATVNSQLHPSGADQKVNPQLASAIEKSGMILLDDFSDIVLKTQDLCQAESDCVRLKNALVNLGNAKNWNGLVKRAKSGALQGVNVLLRPVSAESLDSLTKVATSSFIFNETRLAAAALNSPPPGGFLISSDEGRQLVSHPQPQTPQSEYNALDQWNELQRLSNLLLHTPFQAQGVITSLSVDANGTRHVALHSEPDMITLWRYLGTSLLLLAVVVSLGYNAWRLVQRRRINQHRVADIQRYYDSCFNPQLNPMSMRPMA